The following are from one region of the Salvia hispanica cultivar TCC Black 2014 chromosome 1, UniMelb_Shisp_WGS_1.0, whole genome shotgun sequence genome:
- the LOC125202598 gene encoding F-box protein SKIP2-like translates to MGQAPSTHGYPPDSVPDLSHPHHIHLCTSVAAPEADWQLLDHTAEIPDECLALVFQSLSSGDRNSCSLVSRRWLAVEGQSRHRLTLNAAAQVAPQLSSIFTRFDSVTKLALRCDRKSVSIDDDALTLISLRCPNLTRLKLRSCREISDAGMLALATNCKLLRKFSCGSCMFGAKGMNALLDNCSSLEELSVKRLRGIDDGFAEEPIGSGAEAAALKSITLKELYNGQCFGPLIVGSKNLKTLKILRCLGDWDRMLESITSRKNCLSEIHLERLQVSDFGLFAVSKCPNLEVFHLVKAPDCSNDGILSIAENCRVLRKVHIDGWRTNRIGDEGLIGIAKNSVNLVELVLIGVNLSSVSLMAMALNCQKLERLALCGSENIGDAEITCVADKCVALKKLCIKGCRVTDTGIEAFAFGCPNLVKIKVKKCRGVTSEAVDWLRARRVTLSVSLDADEMEPEVLEAATATDYAPDFPPIANAPSTSNAARRLPNKSRFSLLACAFRRVSNANATSNL, encoded by the coding sequence ATGGGACAAGCTCCCTCCACCCACGGCTATCCTCCCGATTCTGTCCCTGACCTCTCCCACCCCCACCACATCCATCTCTGCACCTCCGTCGCTGCTCCCGAAGCCGATTGGCAGCTGTTGGACCACACAGCTGAGATCCCAGACGAGTGCTTGGCTCTCGTGTTCCAATCGCTCAGCTCCGGCGACAGGAACTCCTGCTCCCTGGTTAGCCGCCGCTGGCTCGCCGTGGAGGGGCAGAGCCGCCACCGCCTCACTCTGAACGCCGCCGCGCAGGTGGCCCCGCAACTCAGCTCCATCTTCACCAGATTCGACTCCGTCACGAAGCTCGCCCTCCGCTGTGACCGGAAATCCGTCAGCATAGACGATGACGCCTTAACCTTGATCTCCCTCCGCTGCCCCAACCTCACGCGCCTCAAGCTCCGCAGCTGCCGCGAGATCTCTGATGCTGGTATGCTAGCCCTAGCCACCAATTGCAAGCTCCTCCGCAAATTCTCCTGTGGATCCTGCATGTTTGGGGCTAAAGGCATGAACGCGCTCCTCGATAACTGCTCCTCACTGGAGGAGCTCTCCGTGAAGCGATTGCGCGGAATCGACGATGGATTCGCCGAGGAGCCGATCGGCTCCGGCGCTGAAGCGGCGGCGCTTAAATCAATTACGCTCAAGGAGCTCTATAACGGTCAGTGCTTCGGTCCGTTGATAGTTGGATCGAAGAATTTGAAAACACTGAAGATTTTGAGGTGTTTGGGGGATTGGGATAGAATGCTGGAGAGCATCACAAGTAGGAAAAATTGTTTATCAGAGATTCATCTGGAGAGGCTGCAGGTGAGCGATTTCGGTTTATTTGCGGTTTCCAAGTGCCCTAATTTGGAGGTTTTTCACTTGGTGAAGGCGCCTGATTGCTCCAACGATGGGATTTTATCCATTGCTGAGAATTGTAGGGTTTTGAGGAAAGTCCACATCGATGGGTGGCGGACTAACCGAATTGGGGATGAAGGTTTGATCGGCATTGCGAAGAACAGCGTGAATCTCGTGGAATTAGTGCTGATTGGTGTGAATCTGAGCTCCGTAAGCTTAATGGCCATGGCGTTGAACTGCCAAAAATTGGAGAGATTGGCTCTGTGTGGAAGTGAAAACATTGGAGATGCTGAGATCACTTGTGTTGCGGATAAGTGCGTAGCTTTAAAGAAGCTCTGCATCAAGGGATGTCGTGTGACGGATACTGGGATTGAGGCTTTCGCGTTTGGGTGCCCTAATTTGGTGAAGATCAAGGTGAAGAAGTGCAGGGGAGTGACGAGTGAGGCCGTGGATTGGCTGAGGGCGAGGAGGGTGACGCTGTCTGTGAGCTTGGATGCCGATGAGATGGAGCCTGAGGTGCTGGAGGCTGCCACAGCCACTGATTACGCGCCCGACTTCCCCCCAATAGCCAATGCTCCTTCTACGAGCAATGCAGCCCGGCGGCTCCCTAATAAGTCCAGGTTTAGCCTTCTCGCTTGTGCTTTTAGAAGGGTATCAAATGCTAATGCTACTTCAAATTTGTAG
- the LOC125202423 gene encoding kirola-like — MAGLPDKLVAQVAFKAGGDVFHHLMAKNPSHFNKVCPSKVQACELQQGQFGTTGSVIQWKYVLEGKEAIAKQVVEVDEEKKQVTYKMIGGDLLELYKNMVITYHVETKGGIDFITWTIDYELINADNPHPIALLNWFIEFTKEIEAHIFG; from the exons atggctGGTTTACCGGATAAGCTTGTTGCACAGGTGGCTTTCAAGGCTGGTGGAGATGTGTTTCATCATCTGATGGCTAAGAACCCTAGTCACTTTAACAAAGTGTGTCCTTCCAAAGTCCAAGCTTGTGAACTCCAACAAGGGCAGTTTGGAACAACTGGATCTGTCATCCAGTGGAAATACGTCCTCG AGGGGAAGGAGGCAATTGCAAAACAAGTCGTAGAGGTAGATGAGGAAAAGAAGCAAGTTACATACAAAATGATTGGAGGAGATTTGCTTGagctatataaaaatatggtgATAACCTATCATGTTGAGACCAAAGGAGGCATCGACTTCATAACATGGACTATAGATTATGAGTTGATCAATGCAGACAATCCACACCCAATTGCACTCTTGAACTGGTTCATTGAGTTCACTAAAGAAATCGAGGCCCATATTTTCGGATAA
- the LOC125219869 gene encoding MLP-like protein 28, protein MAGLPDKLIAQVAFKAGGDVFHHLIAKNPNHFNKVCPSRVQGCELQQGQFGTTGSVIQWKYVLEGKEATAKQVIEVDDEKKQVTFKMIGGDLLELYKNMVITYHVETKGGIDFITWTIDYELINAENPHPVALLNYFIEFTKEIEAHIFG, encoded by the exons atggcTGGTTTACCAGATAAGCTTATTGCACAGGTGGCTTTCAAGGCTGGTGGAGATGTGTTTCATCATCTGATAGCAAAGAACCCTAATCACTTTAACAAAGTGTGTCCTTCCAGGGTCCAAGGTTGTGAACTCCAACAAGGGCAGTTTGGAACAACTGGATCTGTCATCCAGTGGAAATACGTCCTCG AGGGGAAAGAGGCAACTGCAAAACAAGTGATAGAGGTAGATGACGAAAAGAAGCAAGTTACATTCAAAATGATTGGAGGAGATTTGCTTGAGCTATACAAAAACATGGTGATAACCTATCATGTTGAGACCAAAGGAGGCATCGACTTCATAACATGGACTATAGATTATGAGCTGATCAATGCAGAAAATCCACACCCAGTTGCACTCTTGAACTACTTCATTGAGTTCACAAAAGAAATCGAGGCTCATATTTTCGGATAA
- the LOC125202123 gene encoding cytochrome P450 81Q32-like — MEVSPLYACLALFLVILTFKLFTTKNHRRLPPTPSPPLPFIGHLHLLTPPLHRTFHRFSLTHGPIFSLKLGVRRVVVVSSPDLVDECFTRNDVVFSNRPRVLVDKYIGYNHTTIAGAPYGPHWRGLRRLGAAEALSPARLNALSEARQDETRRALSRLAAAATAGGGGFSAVELRPRVFDIIFSIIMRMLAGEKYSSSGAGEGEFGGEIQEMVSEVFESAQSSNPEDFVPFLKWIDYRGLKRKLSDLGKRLDDFYEELLAEQRRERRSDTVIGHLLAMQESDSQFYTDQTIKGFITNMIVAGTDTSVVTIEWAMSLLLNHPNVLEIARLELDSKVGPHRLVEERDLPDLNYLQNIISETFRMFPAGPLVVPRESSADCKVGGYDIPSGTILLVNAWAIHRDPDVWEEPMRFKPERFEGGREVPTENLLPFGMGRRACPGAGLGRRMVGLALASLLQCFDWERMGPDQVDLAEGVGLTMPKLKPLEAMCRPRQIMLEAISTRNVID, encoded by the exons ATGGAAGTTTCTCCTCTCTACGCTTGTCTTGCTCTGTTTCTCGTCATCCTAACTTTCAAACTCTTCACAACCAAAAACCACCGCCGCCTACCTCCGACACCATCTCCGCCGCTTCCCTTCATCGGCCACCTCCACCTCCTGACCCCGCCCCTCCACCGCACCTTCCACCGCTTCTCCCTCACACACGGCCCCATCTTCTCCCTCAAGCTTGGCGTCCGCCGCGTCGTGGTCGTGTCATCGCCCGATCTCGTCGACGAATGCTTCACCcgaaacgacgtcgttttctCCAACCGGCCGCGCGTGCTGGTGGACAAGTACATCGGCTACAACCACACCACCATCGCCGGCGCCCCCTACGGCCCCCACTGGCGCGGCCTCCGCCGCCTCGGGGCTGCCGAGGCGCTCTCCCCTGCCCGCCTCAACGCGCTCTCCGAGGCCAGGCAGGACGAGACACGCCGCGCCCTGTCGAGGCTGGCCGCGGCAGCGACAGCAGGCGGAGGTGGATTCTCGGCGGTGGAATTGAGGCCGAGGGTCTTCGACATCATCTTCAGCATTATCATGAGGATGCTCGCCGGAGAGAAGTATTCTTCCTCCGGCGCCGGCGAGGGGGAATTCGGCGGAGAAATACAGGAGATGGTGAGTGAGGTTTTCGAGTCGGCGCAGTCGTCGAATCCGGAGGATTTTGTGCCGTTTTTGAAGTGGATTGATTACAGAGGATTAAAGAGGAAGCTGAGTGATTTGGGGAAAAGGCTCGACGATTTTTATGAGGAGCTGCTGGCTGAGCAACGCCGGGAGAGGAGGAGCGACACCGTTATCGGCCACCTGTTGGCAATGCAGGAATCGGATTCTCAATTCTACACGGATCAAACCATCAAAGGCTTTATTACG AATATGATAGTTGCGGGCACGGATACATCAGTCGTGACAATAGAATGGGCCATGTCCCTTTTGCTCAACCACCCCAATGTCCTCGAAATCGCTAGGCTCGAGCTCGATTCAAAAGTCGGACCCCATCGTCTAGTGGAGGAACGTGATTTACCTGATTTAAATTATCTTCAGAACATTATTTCAGAGACGTTCCGTATGTTCCCTGCCGGCCCACTAGTGGTGCCACGTGAGTCATCTGCGGATTGTAAGGTCGGTGGGTATGACATTCCAAGTGGGACGATCTTATTGGTCAATGCTTGGGCCATTCACAGAGATCCTGATGTGTGGGAAGAGCCAATGAGGTTTAAGCCCGAGAGATTCGAAGGAGGGAGAGAGGTGCCGACAGAGAATTTGTTGCCGTTTGGGATGGGGCGCAGGGCGTGCCCTGGGGCGGGTTTGGGGCGACGAATGGTCGGGTTGGCGTTGGCGTCGTTGCTTCAATGCTTTGATTGGGAGAGAATGGGCCCGGACCAAGTTGATTTAGCTGAAGGAGTTGGGTTAACCATGCCCAAATTAAAGCCCTTAGAGGCTATGTGCAGACCAAGACAAATCATGCTAGAGGCTATTTCAACAAGGAATGTGATCGACTAA
- the LOC125206881 gene encoding pentatricopeptide repeat-containing protein At3g26782, mitochondrial isoform X1 — MKTKCRLKFNWYFSELRLRRFSTTANIESLFNKYIDRSSIHSWNSVIAELARSGDSIEALKAFSSLRKSDLKPNRSTFPCAIKSCSALADLNSGKQAHQQAIIFGYASDLFVSSALIDMYAKCRELRDARNMFDEIPHRNVVSWTSMINGYVQNDCAREALLLFKEQLVEESVEEGCFVDGVTMVSILSACSRACEKNVTRGVHCVVIKRGFNDDLGVGNTLIDAYAKCGMLECSRRVFDGMSERDSISWNSMIAVCAQSGAAEEGIEVFRSMVRIAEYDAVTLSAVLLACAHAGALRIGKGIHVQVMKMSLESDVFVGTSIINMYCKCGRVSLARRAFNRMNFKNVKTWSAMIAGYGMHGQAREALEILAEMIRRGVKPNSISFVSVLSACCHAGLVDEGWHWFCTMQHRFKIEPTIEHYGCMVDLLGRAGFLKKAYGLVLDMNVRPDLVIWCSLLASGRIHRNIEIAEISARKLFELDPNNSGYYTLLSNIYADAGRWDDVKRIRIDMRKHGIAKSPGFSIIELKGRVHVFLVGDRQHPEHEKIYAYLKELAAKLQEVGYVPSVSSVLHDVDEEEKEIALQIHSEKLAVVFGLMSSIPGTTIQVTKNIRTCEDCHTMFKLITKIKDHDIVIRDPKRFHLFSKGVCSCGDYW, encoded by the exons ATGAAGACTAAATGTAGACTGAAATTCAATTGGTACTTCTCAGAGCTGCGGCTGCGGCGTTTCTCCACCACCGCTAACATCGAATCGCTCTTCAACAAATACATTGACAGAAGCAGCATCCACTCATGGAACTCTGTCATCGCCGAGTTAGCTCGGAGCGGCGACTCAATCGAGGCCCTCAAAGCCTTCTCCTCACTTCGCAAATCCGACCTTAAGCCTAACCGCTCAACCTTTCCCTGCGCTATCAAATCATGCTCCGCACTCGCCGATCTCAATTCCGGTAAGCAAGCTCATCAACAAGCTATTATCTTTGGCTATGCTTCCGATCTATTTGTATCTTCCGCGCTAATTGATATGTATGCCAAATGCCGCGAATTGCGCGATGCACGGAACATGTTCGACGAAATTCCTCACAGAAATGTTGTGTCATGGACTTCGATGATTAATGGATATGTTCAAAATGACTGCGCTAGGGAGGCTCTGCTGCTGTTTAAGGAGCAGTTGGTTGAAGAGAGCGTGGAGGAGGGGTGTTTTGTTGATGGAGTCACGATGGTTTCGATTCTGTCTGCTTGTTCTCGTGCTTGTGAGAAGAATGTGACGCGTGGGGTTCATTGTGTTGTGATTAAAAGAGGTTTCAATGATGATTTGGGGGTTGGGAACACTTTGATTGACGCTTATGCCAAATGTGGGATGCTTGAGTGTTCAAGGAGAGTGTTTGATGGTATGAGTGAAAGGGATTCCATCTCTTGGAACTCTATGATTGCAGTATGTGCGCAGAGTGGGGCAGCGGAGGAGGGAATTGAAGTTTTCCGATCAATGGTGAGGATTGCAGAGTATGATGCGGTGACTTTGTCAGCTGTGTTGTTAGCTTGTGCTCATGCTGGAGCTCTTAGAATCGGGAAAGGAATACATGTTCAG GTGATGAAGATGAGCTTGGAGAGCGACGTATTTGTTGGAACTTCGATTATTAACATGTACTGCAAATGTGGCAGAGTTAGTTTAGCTAGGAGAGCATTTAATAGGATGAATTTCAAGAATGTGAAGACATGGTCCGCCATGATTGCTGGCTATGGAATGCACGGCCAAGCAAGGGAGGCTCTCGAGATTTTGGCAGAGATGATTCGCCGTGGAGTGAAACCTAACAGTATCAGTTTTGTATCGGTGCTATCAGCGTGTTGCCACGCTGGTCTGGTGGATGAAGGGTGGCACTGGTTTTGCACAATGCAGCATAGGTTTAAAATAGAACCGACTATAGAGCACTACGGCTGCATGGTTGATCTCCTTGGGCGGGCGGGTTTTCTTAAAAAGGCTTATGGTTTGGTCCTGGATATGAATGTCAGACCTGATCTTGTGATTTGGTGTTCTCTTTTAGCTTCGGGTAGGATACACAGAAACATTGAGATAGCGGAGATCTCTGCAAGGAAATTGTTTGAGTTGGATCCAAATAACTCGGGTTATTACACATTGCTTTCGAATATTTATGCTGATGCTGGTAGGTGGGATGATGTGAAAAGAATTCGAATAGATATGAGAAAACATGGAATTGCTAAATCTCCTGGATTTAGTATAATTGAACTTAAAGGTAGGGTTCATGTGTTTCTGGTTGGTGATAGGCAGCATCCGGAGCATGAAAAGATATATGCTTACCTAAAAGAGTTAGCTGCGAAGCTTCAAGAAGTTGGTTATGTACCTAGCGTGAGCTCAGTTCTTCATGATGTTGacgaagaagaaaaggagatCGCGTTACAAATTCACAGTGAGAAGTTGGCTGTTGTTTTCGGACTTATGAGTTCGATTCCTGGTACAACCATCCAGGTTACGAAGAATATTAGAACTTGCGAAGACTGTCATACGATGTTTAAGTTGATTACAAAGATTAAAGATCATGATATTGTGATAAGAGATCCAAAACGGTTTCACCTCTTCAGCAAAGGTGTTTGTTCATGTGGAGACTACTGGTGA
- the LOC125206881 gene encoding pentatricopeptide repeat-containing protein At3g26782, mitochondrial isoform X2, with the protein MLRTRRSQFRNVVSWTSMINGYVQNDCAREALLLFKEQLVEESVEEGCFVDGVTMVSILSACSRACEKNVTRGVHCVVIKRGFNDDLGVGNTLIDAYAKCGMLECSRRVFDGMSERDSISWNSMIAVCAQSGAAEEGIEVFRSMVRIAEYDAVTLSAVLLACAHAGALRIGKGIHVQVMKMSLESDVFVGTSIINMYCKCGRVSLARRAFNRMNFKNVKTWSAMIAGYGMHGQAREALEILAEMIRRGVKPNSISFVSVLSACCHAGLVDEGWHWFCTMQHRFKIEPTIEHYGCMVDLLGRAGFLKKAYGLVLDMNVRPDLVIWCSLLASGRIHRNIEIAEISARKLFELDPNNSGYYTLLSNIYADAGRWDDVKRIRIDMRKHGIAKSPGFSIIELKGRVHVFLVGDRQHPEHEKIYAYLKELAAKLQEVGYVPSVSSVLHDVDEEEKEIALQIHSEKLAVVFGLMSSIPGTTIQVTKNIRTCEDCHTMFKLITKIKDHDIVIRDPKRFHLFSKGVCSCGDYW; encoded by the exons ATGCTCCGCACTCGCCGATCTCAATTCCG AAATGTTGTGTCATGGACTTCGATGATTAATGGATATGTTCAAAATGACTGCGCTAGGGAGGCTCTGCTGCTGTTTAAGGAGCAGTTGGTTGAAGAGAGCGTGGAGGAGGGGTGTTTTGTTGATGGAGTCACGATGGTTTCGATTCTGTCTGCTTGTTCTCGTGCTTGTGAGAAGAATGTGACGCGTGGGGTTCATTGTGTTGTGATTAAAAGAGGTTTCAATGATGATTTGGGGGTTGGGAACACTTTGATTGACGCTTATGCCAAATGTGGGATGCTTGAGTGTTCAAGGAGAGTGTTTGATGGTATGAGTGAAAGGGATTCCATCTCTTGGAACTCTATGATTGCAGTATGTGCGCAGAGTGGGGCAGCGGAGGAGGGAATTGAAGTTTTCCGATCAATGGTGAGGATTGCAGAGTATGATGCGGTGACTTTGTCAGCTGTGTTGTTAGCTTGTGCTCATGCTGGAGCTCTTAGAATCGGGAAAGGAATACATGTTCAG GTGATGAAGATGAGCTTGGAGAGCGACGTATTTGTTGGAACTTCGATTATTAACATGTACTGCAAATGTGGCAGAGTTAGTTTAGCTAGGAGAGCATTTAATAGGATGAATTTCAAGAATGTGAAGACATGGTCCGCCATGATTGCTGGCTATGGAATGCACGGCCAAGCAAGGGAGGCTCTCGAGATTTTGGCAGAGATGATTCGCCGTGGAGTGAAACCTAACAGTATCAGTTTTGTATCGGTGCTATCAGCGTGTTGCCACGCTGGTCTGGTGGATGAAGGGTGGCACTGGTTTTGCACAATGCAGCATAGGTTTAAAATAGAACCGACTATAGAGCACTACGGCTGCATGGTTGATCTCCTTGGGCGGGCGGGTTTTCTTAAAAAGGCTTATGGTTTGGTCCTGGATATGAATGTCAGACCTGATCTTGTGATTTGGTGTTCTCTTTTAGCTTCGGGTAGGATACACAGAAACATTGAGATAGCGGAGATCTCTGCAAGGAAATTGTTTGAGTTGGATCCAAATAACTCGGGTTATTACACATTGCTTTCGAATATTTATGCTGATGCTGGTAGGTGGGATGATGTGAAAAGAATTCGAATAGATATGAGAAAACATGGAATTGCTAAATCTCCTGGATTTAGTATAATTGAACTTAAAGGTAGGGTTCATGTGTTTCTGGTTGGTGATAGGCAGCATCCGGAGCATGAAAAGATATATGCTTACCTAAAAGAGTTAGCTGCGAAGCTTCAAGAAGTTGGTTATGTACCTAGCGTGAGCTCAGTTCTTCATGATGTTGacgaagaagaaaaggagatCGCGTTACAAATTCACAGTGAGAAGTTGGCTGTTGTTTTCGGACTTATGAGTTCGATTCCTGGTACAACCATCCAGGTTACGAAGAATATTAGAACTTGCGAAGACTGTCATACGATGTTTAAGTTGATTACAAAGATTAAAGATCATGATATTGTGATAAGAGATCCAAAACGGTTTCACCTCTTCAGCAAAGGTGTTTGTTCATGTGGAGACTACTGGTGA